The Theobroma cacao cultivar B97-61/B2 chromosome 1, Criollo_cocoa_genome_V2, whole genome shotgun sequence genome contains the following window.
CCCAAGAAATGTTCATGTCAATAACAAAGAGGGATTGCCTCAATTATGAAGACATTTGTTAGCGGATACAAAAGGCCTGTGATTGTTTAGGCAATGATATTCTTGACATCCTTGCTGCAGGCTATTCTCACTTTATATATTTGTGTATGACATGGGTGGATATGTTTTTGATAAAAAGTTTGCTTTCTACATAGAAAATGGGCTTCCCTGTTGCTGTATTTAAGACATCTTGGAGGATGAATGTCTGCAGTGATGGATATTTTCCAATATGAATGTTTTCTTCTTGAGTCTCATGtatctttgtatttttttcctttctttgctTGGGAGCTGCtgaatgttttgtttttcaggaggtttttttttttttggcatgTTTAGATAAAAGATGAataccccccccccccccccccccctcctatttttcttttgctttccaTTTCTCATCAATTTCCAGTATCCTCAAATCATATATGATagcatataaaaataaatgaatgcaAATGGAAGCCTTGTCGAAAGGCAATCTTTTCCCCAAGGTTGTAGAAGCATATTCTCGTCCAACTAGAATTGTCCATGGAAAGGATGTGGATGCTGATATGGAGGTACTATTACTCCCTTTGGTATTAAAGAAGTACCCAGTAGCTTACACTGGATATTTGAGCATTTAGCTCTTACCTTTTTGTTTGATAGTGAATTCTGTACTAAAATCTTTGactgaaaattaaatatgctGTTCTTTCAGTCTTGGTAAGATTTCTGATTGGTTTAGAATGGCATTTTCTTGTTGGATATTGAGATATGAAAAATTGccatattatttaattgattatagaGATGCATCACTTGTAAATTCTAGAATCTTTTCTCATGGTGTTTTGATATAATCTTATTAGGTGGATGATGCTGCATTTGAAACAAACAAAGAGAGAGCTTTGTGGGACGCTTTCTTCTTTACTAAAAGCAAAATTCACCCTGGTATACACTCAGTTTATTACCAGTCTGCTGGTGCTGTTAAGTTATTGTCTTTTGTAGGAAAAATGGCACTTTGATATAATTTGTTTGATTGACACTTTTCCCAACTATTGAAATCTAACTTTTCTGATTGTGCAGGTATTGAGGTTGATGATTTTATTGAAATATCGTCAGAGCTAGTACAACCCCTTGAgtatttttttcaatcaaataattgTGATGGTGGTATGTGTCTTCGCATCTTGaatcattaataatttatgactcagtaataaaattaattaatttattaatcagCTTGTTTAACATAGTTCCATGAACTTGTTGGTAAGCTTGTTCAAGGTGACTAAATGATCTGAAAAGGCCTTTTCTTATTATTGGCCAGTATGCTTTTGTGTTCTTTACTCTTAATCTTAGgtatatttgtttttcaactttcaaattctttaatggtattctaaatgaaaatttggtgttttattttgctttattatataaaattgtaATAACTTTATTTGAACTCAACTTTTAAGCTCAAATCAAGTTGCTTGATAAACTTAAACAAGTGTGAGCAGCCTAGGGTGCTTGATTACGATCAGCTCATTTACTGTCTTGAGTGCAAACTTGAGGAATGTGTAGAGTTTGTTTCAAATTGACATTGTATCAAATCTATTATCTTTCTCTCTGTATCTGAGTTCTACAAGTTCCACGGCTCCATCCCAATCGAAAATGATTTACTACTATGACTTCTATGTGCAGGAAGATGGAACAATTAGAAAGAACAGGCTTTCTTTGCTTTAGAAAATTGCAGACCTCCCAAAAGGTGTAGCACATCTCTCAGTTTTGCCTGGATTCTAAATTTTGACGGCCAAAATACTTCCACTTTCTTTGAGTAAACATCAGGTGGGTTAAAATAGGGGAAAATTTTGCgaatttaatgtttttgatGGTGCTTTGTTTAGAAAAAATAGGTAAAGCtttgtaattttatgttatttacagatcaattttttttaaaaaaaaaactacaatCCACTTCAGTCTTCTTATTCCATAAATAGAGAAAAAGGGTTTTGCCAAGTTCATGGCATGGTTTTATACTCCTCAATTTCCCTTCCTAATCTTCCTCTTGCTGTTGCTGCCATGGAATAGTTTGTCTGATGAATTGACCAACCTCAGGTCAGACTTCATTTTCTGTTACATTGCTTCTGAATGTCATCTTTCACCGTTTTGTTAACTACTAGTActatgtttttttctttttctccaaaacATACCAATCTGTTTAAATGATACAAAGCCAAAAAGCAAGTGAATATCCTTCATTTAGAATTTAGATCCAATCTGGGTTATCTTGTGTTTACCCTGATCACAGTGCatgttcttgtttttttttttttttttaacttcattCCTCCATAGAAGTATTGTACGTGCTCTTTATCATCAAGTAACTTGGGATTCAAGTGCAAAATGGAGCAAAGAGTTTAATCTTGGGATTCAAGCTGTTGCAGCGAGTCTTGTCCCTCAAGGTATTGAAACAACTGGTACCCTAGCTTGATGACCTAGTTCACCGCATCTTTCCTGTTTATACCCATTAACTAAAATCCACAAATGGGGTTTCTGGTCATCACGTCATCAACGTTCCAGATGCCAAACGTCGATTCTGTTGGTTTTATCTCTCAACGAGGTATCTTGAGAAGGgaacaaaaaagtaaaaacctAAACCCAGGAAGTTGAAAAGGGCCACAAGAAGCCCAAATTTAGATCATGAATGAGCCACTAACCAACACAGGTTCATAAATTGGCCGACAATCCAACGTTTTCTCAATCAACATAAGCTCAAAATGGCCCTAGATAAGAGTCGCTCGCCTTGCACCCAAAGCCCAAATTCAATAGCCTGTCCAACTCTGGTAATGGCTGCTGCAGGGTTTTAGATTCTGATACAGGGTTTTTCAGCTACTTGCATTTCCATGTGTCCCTTTGTCATTTCCCTTAATCCCTCAAAAAATGAGCATAACGTAATCTAATTATCTCTAATCTATGACTGTAACGTTAGAGCAGTTTTGCACCcagcaaaagaaagaaaaaatggattCGCTGGATGATGATTTCGGTGACTTGTACGACGACGTTGATATCCAAGCTAGCTCAGCTATCGGCGCATTGTACATTGAACTAGAAGACAATGACCGTAGCAATATCTCCACCAGCATCTATACCCAACGATTTCGATgagtcatcatcatcatcagcttcACCAATATCTTCACTCTCATCATCTTCCCCTGGAACTGGCCTGCAAACGACCAGGACCTTCTTGAAAGCGTCCTGCTCGGCTTCCACAAAGCTTTCATGTGAAGCATGAAAGAGACAGGAATCTTTTTGCTggaatgatttttaattatatagcAATATATACAAATACAGAAAAGTGTTTATGGTTCAAAGTCATGATTAATGTAATCATTTAAGCTTATCTAAGATATTCCCTCCAAGTCCCATACCATAATCAACACTAGCAAAACTCAATGCTAGGCTTGAATATAGAACTTGGATActatattttacattttttattcatgttttgattttaaatgttttacTGTGCTAAGGCTTTTCACTTTGTAATTATATATCTTATTAAAAATCGAGCTACTAATATTTGACATCTAAAATAACAAAGAGTATCTTCtcacatatatttttttgggagtgtaattgtaaaaaaaaaaaaaaaacaattaagtaGTATTTAGTAGTCTGAAAAACATATAGCAAAATCGAACCTTAGCAAAACTCAAAATCCAATAATTGGGCAAAGGCAACCTTCCCATCCCTGATCCATCCTTAATTAATCCCCAATCCTGATCTCTACCAACGATGAAGGATGATCCCATTCAACTACAACGACTGAAAGAAATCCCCAGATgggaaaaataataagaataatatCTGGGGAGAGCTCACAATGACCGTTGTAGTTGGCGGGTGTTGCACCTGCAACTGCAACAATGGCCACTTTCTCTGTCTCAGCTTCACAACTTCACTATCCTGGAAAACACAGTAAGACccagtttttatttttcaattatattttattttctttttttgaataattccAAATGAGTACCTGTAGTTGACGATTCCTTAGAGTCATCAGCCTTCTGCAaggttatatttttattttgtcaaaGTCATTTTAGATTACGTTGGCGATGATTATCAAAAGATATAGCTGAAAAACCCCTGAATTTTGAACTCTGGGTTAATACTTTAatctatatattttaaatatattccACCCTTCCTTATCTTTTTGTTTGTAATTTTACTAGTTTTTTCTGTTCTCAAGATCTTGTTTTGCAATGTGGTTCAACTTCAATAACTAGAAAGTAGCTCCTAGTATATTGCTTCTGCCAAggaatctttttgttttgcatttgatttgcttctttttttacCAATCAAAACATTCTTTTTCAAGTGGCAATGACTTTTACTTATATTTtgtccatttattattttatttttgcatcTTCATATTCTTTGTCTCATTGGAATCATTGAATACTGTTAAGTAATGCTCCCTTCTTGTATTGTTTTTTGATCCGTCATGAATATCTTTTGTCGAGAAAAGTGTTTTTAGGCCTTCACCTTTGAGTAGGTTGGTGTTTCAAATCAACCAATTGCCTGTCTTCATTTAAAAAGCCATATAGAAGTAGACCAGCTGAACTCTTGAGCAAGTCTTATGGTGACTTTGCTTGTCTGAGTTTGAACAACTATATCTGTCTTTCTTTAAATAGACTACCATTTATTAGAAGATGTGGAGTCATCAACTACGTATGAATTTTATTCCCTTATTGACACATTAACAAGCTTGACTAAGTGTATTAAAAAGGTTCACATAAGCTACTATTCACCAGAAGATCAACCATAGAATGATACTTTCAGGAGGAATGCTTCTGTAGTCCCTCTTTCCTTTCCCCAAGTTTAGAactgaaaacaagaaaagggaaaaaatgcAAATAATTGAAACACCCTTGGTCATTTGTAAAATTCATAAGAATGTTCTCCAATTTGTGATATGGTGCATAATTGGGACCATGCTTAGACATCCATCTGTGCATGTTTTACTGCTTGTGCACATCATTTGTGCTCCATATGTGTTTGAAtaacaaatcaaataatcTAGATGGAGATTCTAGGATTTTGGACTTCTTAACATTGCAACCTTCCTTTTACGTAATTAGGTTCCGACCACTACCCCTTTTTAGCAGTGGCCTATCACTTGACAGGGTTTGGAATTTGTTGGCTTAAAATTGTACATACATTCACACATGAAATGCATCAGGAAAGTTGCTTCAGTTATGAGAGGAAATGAGGGGGCCTTTGACTTTTGTGTTAGTTACATTTTGATTATTCAATTTATGTCTCGGATAATGTTTCAGCATCCATTTCTAGTCCGACCAGCTAGAAGGCCCCTGTCCAATAGTTCTCTTTcctcatttttaaatatttggtATTTTACCATTCCAGGTACCCTCAAGCGTTAGGGCTAGTGTAGGGTTTTGGTAGAGATGCTTCATTAGGCTCCCTCTTGTACCTCCCAAAAAATTTTGGCGCTTTAGATTTTATAGTAGAATATTGGTTAAAAAAAGGAATACACACCTCCCTCAAACATACTGTTTAACATTTATATGACCATATTTTGAAAGgcatttatttttcctttctcttgtAATTATACTGAGATCTTTTTttgtgtctttttttttttagtttctgAAAATTCTACTTTTCACTTGTCATAAGCATCACAATGTGGTCTATTAATGAATGCATTTTCTATTCCTGTTTTTTATCTGAAAACTAGTTCCTCATTTTCTCATTTAAGATATCATGCATGTTCACAAGCACACTTAGTTTGGCATTAGAATCCTGGCACAACTTTGCTTGGTCTGCCAATGGTATTAGCTATTTGTTGATCTAAATTGTATTTCTAGAAgtgtctttgtttttcttgtttgtttcATGGgctccatttctttcaaaGAGGACATGATTGTACAGTAAAAATATCAACCATCAATATTAAAACATATTAAGTAATGGTTTTATGCCGTCTGTGGCTGACTTTATTCACCATTAGCTGTATAGCTATGTTCAAGAAATTCTTGTTAAATTGGCATTTTTGATATACTATCTAAACAGTATATTGAAATTTGTCAACAATATCTTGAATGTAGTTTTAAAGAGTTTATCCAAATTTgttatatattcatacatatagTAATATGAAATTTCAAAGACCATCATAAAATTTGAGGATCTTCTGTGACACCATTTAAAAGTTGGGATTTTTGTCATCGTAGGCATGGTACTCATCATTAGCTTGTTCTTTCCATTTCATGTTCTAAAAGTTACTTAA
Protein-coding sequences here:
- the LOC18614056 gene encoding glycine--tRNA ligase, chloroplastic/mitochondrial 2 isoform X1, whose translation is MQIGCVSGCRLISPEVLHSVLAECANLSCLGAKTACKVGALRCYSSEVDDAAFETNKERALWDAFFFTKSKIHPGIEVDDFIEISSELVQPLEYFFQSNNCDGGMCLRILNH
- the LOC18614056 gene encoding glycine--tRNA ligase, chloroplastic/mitochondrial 2 isoform X2 codes for the protein MQIGCVSGCRLISPEVLHSVLAECANLSCLGAKTACKVGALRCYSSEVDDAAFETNKERALWDAFFFTKSKIHPGIEVDDFIEISSELVQPLEYFFQSNNCDGGRWNN
- the LOC18614056 gene encoding glycine--tRNA ligase, chloroplastic/mitochondrial 2 isoform X3 is translated as MQMEALSKGNLFPKVVEAYSRPTRIVHGKDVDADMEVDDAAFETNKERALWDAFFFTKSKIHPGIEVDDFIEISSELVQPLEYFFQSNNCDGGMCLRILNH